Proteins encoded in a region of the Haloarcula sp. CBA1129 genome:
- a CDS encoding GIDE domain-containing protein has protein sequence MVLPQLVAITFLAIGGFLLVRGGRELRTVFHILRNDPVPVRSLDGHTGPVEITGTAVADEDTGTVTAPFTGSECLAYTYEVEEYRSSGKHSNWETLDEGQAGVDFVVDDGNARVRVNPDGADVRFESQSVTVSPGTELPERLADYVERTKSVEAQDGSVNLLVTELSLGNKQRFTERRLDVAEDVYVYGQAMRGPATEWGSNLVDAIVGDGDGTPVFVISDTSERGTARRIVRGALAETVFGLIAVGIGSAALVSVLLQ, from the coding sequence ATGGTCCTCCCCCAACTGGTCGCCATCACGTTTCTGGCTATCGGCGGTTTCCTCCTTGTCCGCGGTGGCCGGGAACTCCGAACAGTGTTTCATATCCTCCGTAACGATCCGGTCCCAGTGCGCTCACTCGACGGGCACACCGGCCCCGTCGAAATCACCGGCACAGCCGTTGCTGACGAGGACACCGGCACAGTCACGGCCCCCTTCACCGGCAGCGAGTGTCTGGCCTACACCTACGAAGTCGAGGAATACCGATCGTCGGGGAAACACTCCAACTGGGAGACGCTGGATGAGGGGCAGGCCGGCGTCGACTTCGTCGTCGACGACGGAAACGCTCGCGTCCGCGTGAATCCTGATGGGGCGGACGTGCGGTTCGAGTCCCAGTCGGTGACGGTGTCCCCCGGGACCGAACTCCCCGAGCGACTGGCTGACTACGTCGAGCGGACGAAGAGCGTCGAGGCACAGGACGGGTCCGTGAACCTGCTCGTGACGGAGCTCAGTCTGGGGAACAAACAGCGCTTTACCGAGCGGCGGCTGGATGTCGCCGAGGACGTGTACGTCTACGGGCAGGCGATGCGCGGCCCCGCAACAGAGTGGGGGAGTAATCTGGTCGACGCTATCGTCGGGGACGGCGACGGGACGCCGGTGTTCGTCATCTCCGACACCAGCGAGCGCGGCACTGCCCGACGGATCGTTCGGGGCGCTCTCGCCGAAACCGTGTTCGGTCTCATCGCCGTCGGCATCGGCAGCGCCGCCCTTGTTTCCGTCCTCCTGCAGTAG
- the hemA gene encoding glutamyl-tRNA reductase — MRGDTGAIVGVCISHERASVDQLETAAADSERHAVESLLANPEVEEAIALQTCNRTEGYVVVSDHEDGLDALELFTRAVPDDVVVEMGHEESLRHLLRVAAGLESIVLGEDQILGQLRTAYETARGVGGIGPMLEDGVTKAIHVGERARTETKINEGVVSIASAAVRLLEQECSLAGETALVVGAGEMGQLAAKALSEEVDRLLVANRTVPHAEHVAESVDIDASAVALDAIEAAVSEARVVISATGSGDQVFEIGTFSDAGAVSIVDIAQPRDVPAGADRLPAVAVHDLDALESVTAETRNKRQRAAEAVERIVDEEFDRLLTQYKRKRADRVISTMYESAEQVKAAEINSALSAADFDEEQAEVVEAMADAIVSQILAAPTKSLRDAAEEDDWSTIHTALQLFDPDFGGPDQTTPPEFTQGMSVEDIPDGMREEIPNAMLDRLSDD; from the coding sequence GTGAGAGGGGACACTGGTGCAATCGTTGGGGTCTGTATCTCCCATGAGCGCGCGAGCGTCGACCAATTAGAGACCGCTGCGGCGGATAGCGAGCGCCACGCCGTCGAATCCCTGCTCGCGAACCCCGAAGTCGAAGAGGCGATTGCCCTGCAGACCTGTAATCGTACTGAGGGGTATGTCGTCGTCTCTGATCACGAGGACGGGCTCGACGCGCTCGAACTGTTCACCCGCGCCGTGCCCGACGACGTTGTTGTCGAGATGGGCCACGAAGAGAGTCTCCGCCACTTGCTCCGGGTGGCCGCCGGGCTCGAATCGATTGTGCTGGGCGAGGACCAGATTCTCGGCCAGCTTCGGACCGCCTACGAGACCGCCCGCGGCGTTGGCGGCATCGGTCCGATGCTGGAAGACGGTGTCACGAAAGCGATTCACGTCGGCGAGCGCGCCCGCACGGAGACGAAGATCAACGAGGGCGTCGTCTCGATTGCCTCCGCCGCGGTTCGCCTGCTCGAACAGGAGTGCTCGCTGGCAGGCGAGACAGCGCTCGTCGTCGGGGCGGGTGAGATGGGCCAGCTCGCCGCAAAGGCACTCAGTGAGGAAGTCGACCGCTTGCTCGTGGCCAACCGGACGGTGCCACACGCCGAGCACGTCGCCGAATCGGTCGATATCGACGCGAGCGCAGTTGCGCTCGACGCCATCGAAGCGGCTGTTTCTGAAGCCCGCGTCGTTATTTCGGCGACGGGGAGCGGCGATCAGGTGTTCGAAATCGGAACGTTCAGCGACGCCGGAGCGGTGTCTATCGTCGACATCGCACAACCCCGTGACGTTCCGGCCGGTGCTGACCGCCTCCCAGCAGTTGCGGTACACGACCTCGACGCGCTGGAGTCGGTGACCGCCGAAACACGGAACAAGCGACAGCGAGCCGCCGAGGCAGTCGAGCGAATCGTTGACGAAGAGTTCGACCGACTGCTCACGCAGTACAAGCGCAAACGTGCCGACAGGGTCATCTCGACGATGTACGAGAGCGCCGAACAGGTCAAGGCGGCAGAGATAAACAGTGCGCTCTCGGCGGCAGACTTCGACGAGGAGCAGGCGGAAGTCGTCGAGGCAATGGCCGACGCTATCGTCTCACAGATCCTCGCCGCGCCGACCAAGAGCCTGCGGGACGCCGCCGAGGAAGACGACTGGTCGACAATCCATACGGCGCTGCAGTTGTTCGACCCTGACTTCGGCGGCCCCGACCAGACCACCCCACCCGAGTTCACTCAGGGTATGTCGGTCGAAGACATCCCTGACGGTATGCGCGAGGAAATCCCGAACGCGATGCTCGACCGACTCTCTGACGACTGA
- a CDS encoding Lrp/AsnC family transcriptional regulator: MSEDLETVDRAVLNAFQGGFPVVERPFEPAAAALGDHGVDIDADELLERVQALDDAGVLTRFGALINAEAIGGTATLVATHAPEGSYDEHAELINAHPEVAHNYEREHPHLNMWFVLSVADEERVDEVLADIEAETGEETYNLPKQQEFHVGAKFPVEGPQTQDIDCSDLGPDVMSTETRSLTADELDLVLAIQDGLPITATPYADVADEIDAAVDWVLETIQRFNEEGKVRRVGVIPNHYALGYSENGMTVWDVPDEVIDEVGPAIAEFDFVTHCYERPRHDGVWPYNFFAMTHGRSEAESQERIQQVRDRMAEHWDVSEDDWDTLFSTRILKKTGIRLDERARQNTETA; encoded by the coding sequence ATGAGCGAAGACCTCGAGACGGTAGACCGGGCGGTGTTGAACGCCTTTCAGGGCGGCTTCCCGGTCGTCGAGCGGCCGTTCGAACCAGCCGCGGCGGCCCTCGGCGACCACGGCGTCGACATCGACGCGGACGAGCTGTTAGAGCGCGTGCAAGCCCTCGACGATGCGGGCGTGCTCACACGGTTTGGGGCACTCATCAACGCCGAAGCCATCGGCGGCACCGCAACGCTTGTCGCGACCCACGCCCCCGAGGGCAGCTACGACGAACACGCCGAGCTGATAAACGCCCACCCGGAGGTCGCACACAACTACGAGCGCGAACATCCGCATCTGAATATGTGGTTCGTCCTCTCGGTGGCTGACGAGGAGCGTGTCGACGAGGTGCTGGCCGACATCGAAGCCGAGACCGGCGAGGAGACGTACAACCTCCCGAAACAACAGGAGTTCCACGTCGGCGCGAAGTTCCCCGTCGAGGGACCACAGACACAGGATATCGACTGCTCGGACCTCGGGCCGGACGTGATGTCGACCGAGACGCGGTCGCTCACCGCTGACGAACTCGATCTCGTGCTGGCCATTCAGGACGGCCTGCCGATTACCGCCACGCCGTACGCCGACGTTGCCGACGAAATCGACGCGGCTGTGGACTGGGTTCTGGAGACGATACAGCGGTTCAACGAGGAGGGGAAGGTTCGCCGGGTCGGCGTCATCCCGAACCACTACGCGCTGGGCTACAGCGAGAACGGGATGACCGTCTGGGATGTCCCTGACGAAGTCATCGACGAGGTCGGTCCGGCCATTGCCGAGTTTGACTTCGTGACCCACTGCTACGAACGGCCTCGGCACGACGGCGTCTGGCCGTACAACTTCTTCGCGATGACTCACGGGCGAAGCGAAGCGGAAAGTCAGGAGCGCATCCAGCAGGTGCGCGACCGGATGGCAGAACACTGGGACGTGTCCGAGGACGACTGGGACACGCTGTTCTCGACACGTATCCTGAAGAAGACGGGCATCAGGCTGGACGAACGAGCACGGCAGAACACAGAAACGGCGTGA
- a CDS encoding molybdopterin-binding protein, whose amino-acid sequence MAGSSPSDAESLPLETARRRIGSVTGPIDRTDRIPLSVATGRILATDATANEPIGGAEISVGDAVFEQGHQIRPGDVGLLKAAGISELLVRQRPQVGILPTGDELGQRDAGKAQQVETAGFTLSQYVDRWGGKVTYRDPVADDAPALRMAVQRDLTRDMIVITGTEPGDTLRDVVADLGDVLTDTIAIDPGGQTGLAVVADRPVVLLPESPTGARVSAVQLVRPLLKTFAHAPLAVHPETRATLAAQVDSQNATRTFRPVTVSDGTATPLSGDELATATRADGWISVPAGETGLDAGATVSVENWDYLP is encoded by the coding sequence ATGGCTGGCTCCTCGCCCTCGGACGCCGAATCGCTCCCGCTGGAGACCGCTCGTCGCCGAATCGGTAGTGTCACCGGACCCATCGACCGGACGGACAGGATTCCACTCTCCGTCGCTACCGGGCGAATTCTGGCAACGGATGCGACGGCGAACGAACCTATCGGCGGGGCCGAAATCAGCGTCGGGGACGCCGTTTTCGAACAGGGCCATCAGATACGGCCCGGCGACGTGGGGCTGTTGAAAGCCGCTGGGATTTCCGAACTCCTCGTTCGCCAGCGACCGCAGGTCGGCATCCTGCCGACGGGCGATGAACTGGGTCAGCGAGACGCTGGCAAGGCCCAACAGGTCGAGACGGCGGGGTTCACACTATCACAGTATGTCGACCGCTGGGGCGGCAAGGTGACATACCGGGACCCCGTGGCCGACGACGCGCCGGCGTTGCGAATGGCCGTCCAGCGCGACCTCACCCGTGACATGATCGTCATTACCGGGACGGAACCGGGCGATACGCTCCGGGACGTGGTGGCGGACCTCGGCGACGTGCTCACGGACACCATCGCTATCGACCCCGGTGGCCAGACCGGTCTGGCCGTCGTTGCGGACCGGCCGGTGGTGCTGCTGCCGGAGTCACCGACTGGGGCCCGCGTCAGTGCTGTCCAACTCGTTCGCCCGCTCCTGAAAACGTTCGCCCACGCCCCGCTAGCTGTGCATCCGGAGACCCGAGCGACGCTGGCGGCGCAGGTCGACAGTCAGAACGCGACCCGGACCTTTAGGCCGGTAACCGTGAGCGACGGGACGGCGACGCCACTGTCCGGTGATGAACTCGCTACAGCGACCCGTGCTGACGGTTGGATATCCGTGCCTGCAGGCGAAACTGGTCTCGATGCCGGCGCGACCGTCTCCGTGGAAAACTGGGACTATCTCCCCTGA
- a CDS encoding 4a-hydroxytetrahydrobiopterin dehydratase, with protein sequence MADLLSEEEISDRLPDEWTRDGDEIVRVFEFDGYLDASGFLSAAAGLAEDAWHHPEMTIRWGEVEVRLTTHDAGGITENDIDLAERLNGIHD encoded by the coding sequence ATGGCAGACCTGCTCTCTGAGGAAGAGATTAGCGACCGGCTACCTGACGAGTGGACCCGTGACGGCGACGAAATCGTTCGCGTCTTCGAGTTCGACGGCTATCTGGACGCGTCGGGCTTTCTGAGCGCTGCTGCTGGTCTCGCTGAGGACGCGTGGCATCACCCGGAGATGACCATCCGCTGGGGCGAAGTCGAAGTCCGGCTGACGACCCACGACGCCGGTGGCATCACCGAGAACGATATCGATCTCGCCGAACGGCTGAACGGCATCCACGACTGA
- a CDS encoding Hsp20/alpha crystallin family protein: MPALREALRDLPDAVFADVLESEDEYLLVLDLPGVTADTIDVTVEGGRLRIDGQRTKDVPGEFTFVREDRSVFLDAEIPLPPDTTGQGGEGTVENGVLELRLPKATAAPSTTIPIDGD, from the coding sequence ATGCCAGCCCTGCGTGAAGCGCTTCGGGATCTTCCCGACGCCGTGTTCGCGGACGTGCTCGAATCCGAGGACGAATACCTGCTCGTGCTCGATCTGCCGGGCGTGACCGCGGATACAATCGACGTGACCGTTGAAGGGGGCCGCCTTCGCATAGACGGGCAACGGACCAAGGACGTGCCCGGGGAGTTCACGTTCGTTCGCGAGGACCGCTCCGTGTTCCTTGATGCCGAGATCCCGCTCCCGCCGGACACGACCGGGCAGGGCGGGGAGGGGACCGTAGAAAACGGCGTCCTCGAACTCCGCCTGCCGAAGGCGACGGCCGCACCGAGCACGACAATCCCGATCGACGGGGACTGA
- a CDS encoding bifunctional precorrin-2 dehydrogenase/sirohydrochlorin ferrochelatase, which yields MIPLMHDFEGETVLIVGGGPVGARKARTFATEADVVVLSPEFADRAFADAEKVRAAPTPEDATDWVERTDPVLVVAATDDSALNDAFAAAAEDNGALVNRADDHGDQSFGNVVVPATVRDDPVTLAIATGGRAPALSKHLRERFEDEFGNAGLMAALVGDLREEFRDRGVPPAERRDAVRFVVRSREVWKALDSGRYKGEQVARDVIGELPGDQT from the coding sequence ATGATCCCACTCATGCACGACTTCGAGGGCGAGACGGTCCTCATCGTTGGCGGTGGGCCGGTCGGTGCGCGCAAGGCTCGAACGTTCGCCACAGAGGCAGATGTCGTCGTCCTCAGTCCCGAGTTCGCCGACCGGGCGTTCGCGGACGCGGAAAAGGTCCGGGCCGCGCCGACTCCCGAGGATGCCACAGACTGGGTCGAGCGGACTGATCCGGTGCTGGTCGTCGCCGCGACGGACGACTCGGCCCTGAACGACGCCTTCGCGGCGGCTGCGGAGGACAACGGCGCTCTCGTCAACCGAGCTGACGACCACGGCGACCAGTCGTTCGGCAATGTCGTCGTTCCGGCGACGGTGCGGGACGACCCGGTAACGCTGGCGATTGCGACCGGCGGGCGCGCGCCGGCGCTGTCGAAGCACCTGCGCGAGCGTTTCGAAGACGAGTTCGGAAACGCCGGTCTGATGGCTGCTCTCGTTGGCGACCTCCGCGAGGAGTTCCGCGACCGGGGCGTCCCGCCGGCCGAACGGCGTGACGCCGTTAGGTTCGTTGTCAGGTCACGGGAAGTTTGGAAGGCTTTAGATAGTGGCAGGTACAAGGGGGAGCAAGTAGCTAGAGACGTGATCGGAGAGTTACCTGGTGATCAAACGTGA
- a CDS encoding HAD family hydrolase: MTTEYDFWLFDLDGTLVDIEPAYPRKVMGAVGDRLGVEFTDRERDALWYGFGGTRSRTLAERNVDQQEFWRLFHEEEDPIARAEATYLYDDAEAFLATLDTPVGLVTHCQQYLTEPVLDHLDIGDWFETVVCCDDDIGWKPDPKPVELAMREMGVRYNGHSGVLAGDNPSDIGAAWNAGLDGVHVGRRSPAETGRCVRGDKRVASLLDLSSSQGR, from the coding sequence ATGACCACCGAATACGACTTCTGGCTGTTTGACCTCGACGGGACGCTCGTCGATATCGAGCCAGCCTACCCCCGGAAAGTGATGGGTGCCGTGGGCGACCGCCTCGGCGTCGAATTTACGGACCGGGAGCGGGATGCACTCTGGTACGGATTCGGTGGGACACGGTCGCGGACCCTCGCGGAACGCAACGTCGACCAGCAGGAGTTCTGGCGGCTGTTCCACGAGGAGGAAGACCCTATTGCCCGGGCCGAGGCGACGTATCTCTACGACGACGCCGAGGCGTTCCTCGCCACCCTCGATACACCGGTCGGACTGGTCACGCACTGCCAGCAGTACCTCACAGAACCGGTGCTCGATCATCTCGACATTGGCGACTGGTTCGAGACGGTCGTCTGCTGTGACGACGATATCGGCTGGAAGCCCGACCCGAAGCCGGTCGAACTGGCGATGCGGGAGATGGGCGTCCGGTACAACGGCCACAGCGGCGTGCTTGCTGGGGACAATCCGTCGGACATCGGCGCAGCGTGGAACGCGGGCCTCGACGGCGTCCACGTCGGTCGGCGGTCCCCGGCAGAGACGGGTCGGTGCGTGCGCGGTGACAAGCGCGTCGCCTCACTACTCGACTTGTCGTCGTCTCAGGGGAGATAG
- the lwrS gene encoding LWR-salt protein, producing MDTTDGLASLRPTDPDGATARYVFRIEFRLGPDADGLWTEPDRFETTLYRAADDPGTSGWLFFRDTLWRGELADEPHFRRLAGDELGCQVVSASFSELRTDEAYLESLKAEIVDNLALFNAGSVSEVCNKYLGSSIRVA from the coding sequence GTGGACACGACCGACGGACTCGCGTCGCTCCGGCCGACTGATCCCGATGGCGCGACTGCCCGGTACGTTTTCCGGATCGAATTCCGACTGGGGCCGGACGCGGATGGGTTGTGGACCGAGCCTGACCGGTTCGAAACGACGCTGTACCGGGCGGCTGATGACCCGGGAACCAGCGGCTGGCTGTTCTTCCGGGACACGCTCTGGCGTGGCGAACTCGCTGACGAACCGCACTTCCGTCGACTCGCCGGGGACGAACTCGGCTGTCAAGTCGTCTCGGCGTCGTTCAGCGAACTCAGGACCGACGAGGCGTATCTGGAGTCGCTGAAAGCCGAGATCGTCGACAATTTGGCCCTGTTTAACGCCGGTTCGGTCAGCGAGGTGTGCAACAAGTACCTTGGTAGTTCGATTCGGGTGGCGTGA